The genomic segment CTCGCCAACGTGCTCAGCGCACCCGCCGACGATACCCCGCGCCTCGTACTGGCCGACTGGCTCGAGGAGCACAACGAGGAGGCGCTCGGGCGGTTCGTCCGGGCCGGCGTCGTCGCGGCCCGGTTCCGGGGCGAAGAGCTGATCGACGATCCGGACTACTACACCGCGCTCGCCACACTCACCGATGTGGCGACGGCCGCTCACCCCGCCCTGTGGGTGTCGGAGCTGGGAGTCGGCCCGTCCCCGCTCGCGTTCGGCGACTGGTCGTGGGACAGCGTGGGCGATCGGGTGATGGTTCGCATCGGTGCGGCGCTGGGCGCGTTCACGCGGGGGCTGCTCGCGGAACTGAACGTCACGCGTGGGGAGTGGTACGCGGTCGCTTCGCGCGCCCTGGTCGCGTGGCCGATCGAGCGGGTTCGGGTAACGGACGTGCCCGGCCTGACGTTCACGGTCGAGCCCGTTGAGTCGGGCTGGCGCATCACCGGGCGGCTGAAGACGCCGCGGCGGAACGTGCCGCTCAGCCGAATCGCGCTCCCGGCCGCGATGGCACCCGGAGCCGTTCTCGCTCTGTCGTCAGCGGATTGGGCCGCCGACCAGTTCTTCCCGGACCGGGAGGCGCTGGTTCAGGGTGCCGCGAAGGAGTGCGCCCTGATCGTGGATGATCTGAAGGAGGCGGCCGGGGACCGGTGGCCGCCCCCGCCGCGCCGGCGGAGATGAACGACCCTTCAGAAGACAAAGCGTGAAAAGGGCATTTGAAGCAGAACGCCGCCGGGGGGACGTGCGCCCAGCGATTGTGCCGAGCGGCAGTGCCTGCAGGGGTCTCAACACGCGCGTCCCGGTCACCCGGCATGAGTCCAGATCCACTTCGCGAGTACCACCGCGCCAACGAACCCGCCAACGACGATCAACAGGAACACCGCGAGCACCGCGGCGAGGCGCCACCAGCTCGCGCGGGCCGTGTTCTCGCGGTTCACGATCGCCTGCTCGACCAGCGCCACGTTCTTCGCGTTCGCCTTGTACAGCACGTCCAAGTAGTCGCCTACGAAGGGGACGAACCCGAT from the Frigoriglobus tundricola genome contains:
- a CDS encoding TIGR02996 domain-containing protein, with protein sequence MDERTALLANVLSAPADDTPRLVLADWLEEHNEEALGRFVRAGVVAARFRGEELIDDPDYYTALATLTDVATAAHPALWVSELGVGPSPLAFGDWSWDSVGDRVMVRIGAALGAFTRGLLAELNVTRGEWYAVASRALVAWPIERVRVTDVPGLTFTVEPVESGWRITGRLKTPRRNVPLSRIALPAAMAPGAVLALSSADWAADQFFPDREALVQGAAKECALIVDDLKEAAGDRWPPPPRRRR